One genomic region from Cucumis melo cultivar AY chromosome 9, USDA_Cmelo_AY_1.0, whole genome shotgun sequence encodes:
- the LOC103483047 gene encoding uncharacterized protein LOC103483047 translates to MSIFNFSPSFFPYFPPPPTPRRRRSSQFLATTHSSPNPITGPLAVLWLKHDLRIHDHPALHAASSHFPSLIPLYIFDSRILSRFSDEMLEILLLALESLRYSLRDRGLDLLIKFGDAESVLRELVVQVKATHVFVEEEVEYELCLLMDDVSQTLSTLIRSPDLTIWRTPFYDIKSVEAIPESYDEFKKLQLPVTCPLSSPTLPCLEMELDWGTMPTFDALKEFMNSTRLNEPSDEWDSIKNTTAEAMVRAKFSKRGSNENNPSSREFRTERMGNSIFSTQRGKNFMMGGTEGVLNALAAYIRYNEGTSRDDWQVLHEMVRNSESRDGASFIKLFGPAIHLGIVSKRKVHYEAVKYEKERNAGFLSPFGYSARTVAAAVDAVLSSEWYWLMGLKSKGRRLGSHSYRNWRWNGFLVQYTVVGCDGPAILLVHGFGAFLEHYRDNIHGIAEGGKQVWAVTMLGFGRSEKPNIVYSEQMWAEFLRDFIVEVVGRPVHLVGNSIGGYIVAIVACLWPALVESIVLINSAGSVIPGYSFLPLKKDRQVSIAAWLGARLLLSYLRLKTKDILKNCYPTRTDRADDWLVNEMLRASKDPGGLVLLESIFSFDLTVPLNYLLERLEGRVLIIQGMKDPIYNSKSLLGKLKEHCAWVMIKELNAGHCPHDELPEEVNSTLCEWIVRMEST, encoded by the exons ATGTCCATCTTCAATTTCTccccttctttttttccctACTTCCCTCCTCCACCTACTCCCCGTCGTCGTCGTTCTTCTCAGTTTCTGGCCACAACTCATTCTTCTCCAAACCCCATCACCGGACCCCTCGCTGTTCTTTGGCTCAAACATGACCTTAGAATCCACGATCATCCTGCGCTCCATGCCGCCTCCTCCCACTTCCCCTCTCTTATCCCTCTTTACATCTTCGATTCTCGCATTCTTTCAc GGTTTTCTGATGAAATGCTTGAGATTCTTCTTCTTGCATTGGAATCCCTCAGGTATTCTCTCAGGGATCGGGGTTTGGATTTGTTAATCAAGTTTGGAGATGCGGAATCTGTACTTCGTGAGCTTGTTGTTCAG GTTAAAGCTACCCATGTTTTTGTTGAGGAAGAAGTTGAGTATGAATTGTGTTTGTTGATGGACGATGTATCTCAGACCTTGTCCACTTTGATTCGGAGTCCTGATCTAACAATTTGGAGGACGCCATTTTATGATATAAAG AGCGTTGAGGCTATACCTGAATCATACGATGAGTTTAAGAAGCTTCAACTTCCTGTAACTTGTCCACTCTCTTCTCCAACATTACCCTGCTTGGAGATGGAATTGGACTGGG GTACCATGCCCACATTTGATGCCTTGAAGGAATTTATGAATAGTACTCGATTGAACGAACCAAGTGATGAATGGGATTCAATCAAGAATACAACAGCTGAAGCTATGGTTCGGGCGAAATTCTCTAAGAGAGGAAGCAATGAAAACAATCCCAGTTCGAGAGAATTCAGGACAGAGAGAATGGGGAATTCAATTTTTTCTACACAAAGAGGAAAGAACTTCATGATGGGAGGTACAGAAGGTGTGTTGAATGCCTTAGCTGCATACATAAGATACAACGAGGGAACGTCTCGAGATGATTGGCAAGT ATTACATGAAATGGTACGCAACTCTGAAAGTCGAGATGGAGCCTCCTTTATCAAACTCTTTGGTCCTGCCATTCATCTGGGAATAGTTTCTAAAAGGAAAGTGCATTATGAAGCCGTCAAGtatgaaaaggaaagaaatgCTGGGTTCCTATCTCCTTTTGGGTACTCTGCACGCACTGTTGCTGCAGCAGTTGATGCTGTTCTCTCCTCAGAG TGGTATTGGCTTATGGGTCTGAAGAGCAAAGGAAGACGATTGGGAAGTCATTCTTATCGGAATTGGAGATGGAATGGCTTTCTTGTTCAG TACACAGTTGTTGGATGTGACGGCCCTGCCATTCTTTTGGTCCATGGTTTTGGTGCTTTTTTGGAACATTACCGAGACAATATACATGGCATTGCTGAAGGTGGAAAGCAAGTTTGGGCTGTAACGATGTTGGGATTTGGGAGGTCAGAAAAGCCAAACATAGTGTATAGTGAACAAATGTGGGCTGAATTTCTTAGAGATTTTATTGTTGAAGTCGTGGGTAGACCAGTACATCTTGTTGGAAATTCAATTGGTG GTTATATTGTCGCCATTGTCGCTTGTCTTTGGCCCGCTTTGGTCGAATCCATTGTTCTCATCAATAGTGCTGGCAGTGTAATTCCTGGATATTCTTTTTTGCCATTAAAAAAG GATAGACAGGTTTCTATTGCTGCGTGGCTGGGTGCTCGACTCCTTCTATCTTACTTAAGACTGAAAACCAAGGACATACTGAAGAATTGCTATCCTACT AGAACAGATAGAGCTGATGATTGGCTTGTCAATGAGATGCTAAGAGCT TCCAAGGATCCTGGTGGCCTGGTGCTTCTAGAAAGTATTTTCAGCTTTGATCTTACGGTTCCACTTAATTATCTGTTGGAAAGATTGGAGGGAAGGGTTCTTATCATCCAG GGAATGAAAGATCCTATCTACAACTCCAAGTCTCTACTGGGGAAGCTTAAAGAGCATTGTGCTTGGGTTATGATCAAGGAATTGAATGCTG GACATTGCCCACATGATGAGCTACCAGAAGAAGTGAATTCTACACTATGTGAATGGATAGTGAGAATGGAAAGTACATAG
- the LOC103504664 gene encoding chloride conductance regulatory protein ICln isoform X2 encodes MTMGLRLYTERTGNGLGLPSFDVDQGEVLMHVLPAVGIVFDNRPPEFPGTLYVSSRQVVWLSDANMAKGYAVDFLSMSLHAVSTDPEAYPSPCLYVQIDTGDDEELENSDSECHGEESENFDLTAVREMRLVPSNPNELETLFEIFCQCAELNPEPNGDEEEEEHNWFFGADQLEQMPVAGDDEEQFSSIPPSSIGNSNGDHDQLARTVLQLQINDQRFEDAEEMEPENNNGKHS; translated from the exons ATGACAATGGGACTAAGGCTTTACACCGAGAGAACTGGCAATGGTTTGGGATTACCATCTTTCGACGTTGATCAAGGCGAGGTTCTCATGCACGTATTGCCCGCCGTCGGCATCGTTTTCGATAATCGGCCTCCCGAGTTCCCCGGCACTCTCTACGTCTCCTCCAG GCAAGTGGTTTGGTTGAGTGATGCGAACATGGCAAAAGGTTATGCAGTTGATTTTCTGTCCATGTCATTGCATGCAGTTTCAACAGACCCAGAGGCCTATCCGTCTCCTTGTTTGTATGTTCAG ATTGATACTGGAGATGATGAAGAGTTAGAGAATTCAGATTCAGAATGTCATGGTGAAGAGTCTGAGAATTTTGACCTAACTGCAGTTAGAGAGATGAGGCTTGTACCTTCAAATCCCAACGAAT TAGAAACTCTGTTTGAGATATTCTGCCAGTGTGCTGAGCTTAATCCTGAACCAAATGGAG atgaagaagaagaagagcacAACTGGTTTTTTGGTGCCGATCAGTTGGAACAGATGCCAG TAGCAGGAGATGACGAAGAACAATTCTCCTCTATCCCACCAAGCTCAATCGGCAACTCAAATGGAGATCATGATCAACTAGCTCGCACAGTGCTTCAG CTTCAAATCAATGATCAGCGTTTTGAGGATGCAGAAGAGATGGAACCTGAAAACAACAATGGTAAGCATAGTTAG
- the LOC103504664 gene encoding chloride conductance regulatory protein ICln isoform X1 codes for MTMGLRLYTERTGNGLGLPSFDVDQGEVLMHVLPAVGIVFDNRPPEFPGTLYVSSRQVVWLSDANMAKGYAVDFLSMSLHAVSTDPEAYPSPCLYVQIDTGDDEELENSDSECHGEESENFDLTAVREMRLVPSNPNELETLFEIFCQCAELNPEPNGDEEEEEHNWFFGADQLEQMPGLSVAGDDEEQFSSIPPSSIGNSNGDHDQLARTVLQLQINDQRFEDAEEMEPENNNGKHS; via the exons ATGACAATGGGACTAAGGCTTTACACCGAGAGAACTGGCAATGGTTTGGGATTACCATCTTTCGACGTTGATCAAGGCGAGGTTCTCATGCACGTATTGCCCGCCGTCGGCATCGTTTTCGATAATCGGCCTCCCGAGTTCCCCGGCACTCTCTACGTCTCCTCCAG GCAAGTGGTTTGGTTGAGTGATGCGAACATGGCAAAAGGTTATGCAGTTGATTTTCTGTCCATGTCATTGCATGCAGTTTCAACAGACCCAGAGGCCTATCCGTCTCCTTGTTTGTATGTTCAG ATTGATACTGGAGATGATGAAGAGTTAGAGAATTCAGATTCAGAATGTCATGGTGAAGAGTCTGAGAATTTTGACCTAACTGCAGTTAGAGAGATGAGGCTTGTACCTTCAAATCCCAACGAAT TAGAAACTCTGTTTGAGATATTCTGCCAGTGTGCTGAGCTTAATCCTGAACCAAATGGAG atgaagaagaagaagagcacAACTGGTTTTTTGGTGCCGATCAGTTGGAACAGATGCCAG GACTTTCAGTAGCAGGAGATGACGAAGAACAATTCTCCTCTATCCCACCAAGCTCAATCGGCAACTCAAATGGAGATCATGATCAACTAGCTCGCACAGTGCTTCAG CTTCAAATCAATGATCAGCGTTTTGAGGATGCAGAAGAGATGGAACCTGAAAACAACAATGGTAAGCATAGTTAG
- the LOC103504663 gene encoding 40S ribosomal protein S20-2, with the protein MAYAAMKPTKPGLEDAQEQIHKIRITLSSKNVKNLEKVCADLVRGAKDKRLRVKGPVRMPTKVLHITTRKSPCGEGTNTWDRFELRVHKRVIDLFSSADVVKQITSITIEPGVEVEVTIAD; encoded by the exons ATGGCGTATGCAGCAATGAAGCCTACGAAGCCTGGTTTGGAGGACGCACAAGAGCAGATCCACAAGATTAGGATTACTCTTTCCTCCAAGAATGTGAAGAACCTTGAAAAGG TTTGTGCTGATTTGGTTCGGGGTGCCAAAGACAAGAGACTGAGGGTTAAGGGACCTGTGAGGATGCCAACTAAAGTCCTCCACATCACCACAAGGAAATCTCCCTGCGGTGAAG GTACCAACACATGGGACAGATTTGAACTTCGTGTCCACAAACGGGTCATCGACCTCTTTAGCTCTGCTGACGTTGTTAAGCAGATCACCTCGATCACCATCGAACCCGGTGTTGAGGTTGAAGTCACAATTGCCGATTGA
- the LOC103504665 gene encoding putative pentatricopeptide repeat-containing protein At4g17915: MVSKYSTKLLTICVASFCKSQQFQKAEIAIKDAIRLGVVPDILTYNILVNGYCQFSDMDAAYSVLYKMREAGITPNVFIYTSLMAAASRNSSLEQCLNLFDEMLQLRINPDIWSYTTLIHCFLKVGKPNEANSIFLDIILKDHCPNPATFDVMIFGLCSCGYTSNAIALFRNLQSHGFVPKFVTYNILLTGLCKAARLNVSMSMFNEAMSMFDEAIDLGFEPDYTTYIALMKCCFKFREYQHGFEIFFEMKNKGLAFNGFGYYTAIGALLRLGRLEEANFFMVEMIKNGVVFDLVFYNTVVNLYCKHGKLEAAHKMLDKIESRGLQCDDYTHAIITDGLCKVGNFEGARRHLNYMYPTGFTNSNVVASSCLIDRLCKAGQIDQAMKLFELMETKDPYTYTSLMHNLCKARRFLCASKLLLDCLRSGISVFRSTQCAVIFGLCSLGFTSEARKLKPFIH; encoded by the coding sequence ATGGTTTCCAAATATTCTACAAAGTTGTTGACAATTTGTGTGGCCTCTTTTTGTAAATCCCAGCAATTTCAGAAAGCTGAAATTGCCATAAAAGATGCCATTCGGTTAGGAGTTGTTCCCGATATACTAACTTACAATATTTTGGTTAATGGGTATTGTCAATTTAGCGACATGGATGCTGCTTATTCTGTTCTTTATAAAATGAGGGAAGCTGGCATTACTCCAAATGTGTTTATTTATACTTCTTTGATGGCTGCTGCATCCAGAAACTCTTCGTTAGAACAATGCCTTAATTTGTTTGATGAAATGCTTCAATTACGTATCAATCCTGATATATGGAGTTACACCACTTTGATCCACTGTTTCCTTAAAGTAGGAAAGCCAAATGAAGCTAATAGTATTTTTTTGGATATTATACTTAAAGACCACTGCCCTAATCCTGCTACGTTTGATGTGATGATTTTCGGGCTTTGCAGTTGTGGATATACAAGTAATGCTATTGCGTTGTTTAGAAATTTACAGAGCCATGGATTTGTTCCTAAATTTGTTACATATAACATTCTTCTTACTGGACTTTGCAAGGCGGCTAGGTTGAACGTCTCTATGAGTATGTTCAATGAGGCTATGAGTATGTTCGACGAGGCCATCGATTTGGGTTTTGAGCCTGATTACACGACGTACATTGCATTGATGAAatgttgcttcaaatttagaGAGTATCAACATGGATTTGAGATATTCtttgaaatgaaaaacaaaGGCCTTGCTTTTAATGGTTTTGGTTACTACACTGCTATTGGTGCTTTACTTCGGTTAGGTAGGCTTGAAGAGGCAAATTTTTTTATGGTAGAGATGATAAAGAATGGAGTGGTATTTGATTTAGTTTTTTATAACACAGTTGTTAATTTGTACTGTAAACATGGTAAATTGGAGGCTGCACATAAGATGTTGGATAAGATAGAGTCGCGAGGATTACAATGCGATGATTACACACATGCTATAATCACTGATGGGTTATGTAAGGTTGGCAATTTTGAGGGGGCCCGACGGCATTTGAATTATATGTATCCAACAGGTTTTACTAATTCAAACGTGGTAGCCTCAAGTTGTCTAATTGATAGGTTATGTAAGGCTGGACAAATTGACCAAGCAATGAAATTGTTTGAATTAATGGAAACAAAGGATCCTTATACCTACACCTCTTTGATGCATAATCTTTGCAAGGCAAGGAGATTCCTTTGTGCATCAAAGTTATTGCTCGACTGCTTAAGAAGTGGCATCAGTGTTTTTCGGTCCACACAATGTGCAGTTATCTTCGGTCTTTGTTCTTTGGGATTTACAAGTGAAGCAAGGAAGCTCAAACCTTTCATTCATTGA